A single window of Eucalyptus grandis isolate ANBG69807.140 chromosome 1, ASM1654582v1, whole genome shotgun sequence DNA harbors:
- the LOC104440502 gene encoding LOW QUALITY PROTEIN: (R,S)-reticuline 7-O-methyltransferase (The sequence of the model RefSeq protein was modified relative to this genomic sequence to represent the inferred CDS: inserted 2 bases in 1 codon; deleted 1 base in 1 codon): MEGAKEGDAAAMLRGQAEIWRYMHGFADPMALNCAVELRIADIIHSHGGRPVTLPQIAWSIEGSPSPDLPYLXRVMRLLVRRNIFSVHRPSDGGDPLYGLTNLSRWLVRDSELNLVPMVIMQNHPVQLAPWHYLGQCVREGGIAFQKAHGVEMWEFARDNPEFNKIFNDAVVCTAKIITKAVLEAYGDGFSLVGSVVDVGGGTRGMIAEIVRAYPRILGINFDLPHVVATAPAHDVCFLWILISNMEHVGGNMFEAIPKADAVFLKWVLHDWGDEDCVKILKNCRKAIASSDQKPGKLIIVDLVLRDQEGSGDPFEDFGVTFDLLMMAHQSGGKERTEAEWKVLLEQGGFPRHNIIKIQALPSIIEAFPQ; encoded by the exons ATGGAAGGAGCGAAGGAAGGAGATGCAGCTGCAATGCTCCGAGGCCAAGCCGAGATATGGCGTTACATGCACGGCTTCGCGGACCCGATGGCCCTCAACTGCGCAGTCGAGCTCCGCATAGCCGACATCATCCACTCCCACGGCGGCCGCCCGGTCACCTTG CCCCAGATAGCCTGGTCGATCGAGGGCTCCCCTTCCCCCGACCTCCCCTACCT CCGCGTCATGCGCCTCCTCGTCCGCCGCAACATCTTCTCCGTCCACCGCCCGTCCGACGGCGGGGACCCGCTCTACGGCCTCACCAACTTGTCCCGCTGGCTGGTCCGGGACTCCGAGCTGAACCTCGTCCCAATGGTCATCATGCAGAACCACCCGGTCCAGCTTGCGCCGTGGCACTACCTCGGCCAGTGCGTGAGGGAAGGCGGGATCGCGTTCCAGAAGGCGCACGGGGTGGAGATGTGGGAGTTCGCCAGGGACAACCCGGAGTTCAACAAGATTTTCAACGACGCCGTGGTGTGCACGGCCAAGATCATAACAAAGGCCGTCCTCGAGGCGTACGGGGACGGGTTCAGCCTCGTGGGGTCGGTGGTGGATGTGGGAGGTGGGACCAGGGGCATGATCGCCGAGATCGTCAGGGCATATCCTCGTATTCTGGGGATCAACTTCGACTTGCCGCACGTCGTGGCCACTGCGCCGGCTCACGACG TGTGCTTTCTCTGGATATTAATTTCCAACATGGAGCACGTGGGAGGCAACATGTTCGAGGCCATTCCCAAGGCCGATGCGGTGTTTCTCAAG TGGGTTCTACACGACTGGGGAGACGAAGACTGCGTGAAGATACTGAAGAATTGCAGGAAAGCCATAGCATCGTCGGATCAGAAACCTGGGAAGCTCATAATCGTCGACCTAGTCCTTCGCGACCAAGAGGGCAGCGGTGATCCGTTCGAGGACTTCGGAGTGACGTTCGACCTGCTCATGATGGCTCACCAGTCAGGAGGGAAGGAGAGGACGGAGGCCGAGTGGAAGGTGCTGCTGGAACAGGGCGGCTTCCCTCGCCACAACATCATCAAGATCCAAGCCCTGCCTTCCATTATCGAGGCATTTCCTCAGTAA
- the LOC104440512 gene encoding ELMO domain-containing protein B isoform X2 — MLFSFTFEYSMPATWNGLTNVDEDEIYWRQKGDNEELEWSHYAKSQLAQCFTNAMVGPRSWIGGLFNRSTNRRNDKYVDYPYSPLQVQRLQRLQERLQVPFDETRPDHQESLRSLWYAAFPNVVLTALISEQWKDMGWQGHNPSTDFRGCGFVSLENLLFFARTHPKSFHRLLFKEGGKRATWEYPFAVAGINVTFMLIQMLDLYSVKPRCLPGVNFVKLLGDEEAFDVLYCIAFEMMDAQWLAMHASYMEFNEVLRVTRTQLERELSLEDVHRIRDLPAYNLLYQ, encoded by the exons ATGTtattttccttcacttttgaGTATTCTATGCCTGCTACATGGAATGGACTAACAAAT GTTGATGAGGATGAAATTTACTGGAGACAGAAAGGGGACAATGAAGAGTTGGAATGGTCACATTACGCAAAATCACAGTTAGCTCAATGTTTTA CTAATGCTATGGTTGGACCAAGATCCTGGATTGGAGGACTCTTCAACCGCTCCACCAACAGACGTAATGACAAATATGTTGACTATCCTTACAGTCCTCTTCAG GTGCAACGGCTTCAAAGACTTCAAGAACGTTTGCAAGTACCATTCGATGAGACACGCCCGGATCATCAG GAATCTCTTAGATCATTGTGGTATGCTGCCTTTCCCAATGTTGTTTTGACGGCCTTAATATCGGAGCAATGGAAAGACATGGGCTGGCAAGGTCATAATCCATCAACTGACTTCAG GGGCTGTGGTTTTGTTTCCCTGGAGAATTTGCTGTTTTTTGCCAGAACTCACCCA AAATCTTTTCATAGGTTGTTGTTCAAGGAAGGTGGGAAACGAGCAACCTGGGAGTATCCATTCGCTGTTGCTGGCATAAATGTTACTTTTATGTTAATTCAGATGCTAGATTTATATTCAG TCAAACCAAGGTGCCTTCCGGGAGTCAATTTTGTCAAATTGTTAGGAG ATGAAGAAGCCTTTGATGTCTTATACTGTATAGCTTTCGAAATGATGGACGCGCAGTGGCTTGCCATGCATGCTTCTTACATGGAGTTCaat GAGGTTCTTCGGGTAACGAGGACGCAGTTGGAGAGAGAACTGTCTCTGGAAGACGTCCACCGAATCCGGGATCTACCAGCCTACAATCTGCTGTACCAATAG
- the LOC104440512 gene encoding ELMO domain-containing protein B isoform X1 translates to MLFSFTFEYSMPATWNGLTNVDEDEIYWRQKGDNEELEWSHYAKSQLAQCFTNAMVGPRSWIGGLFNRSTNRRNDKYVDYPYSPLQVQRLQRLQERLQVPFDETRPDHQESLRSLWYAAFPNVVLTALISEQWKDMGWQGHNPSTDFRGCGFVSLENLLFFARTHPKSFHRLLFKEGGKRATWEYPFAVAGINVTFMLIQMLDLYSVKPRCLPGVNFVKLLGEDEEAFDVLYCIAFEMMDAQWLAMHASYMEFNEVLRVTRTQLERELSLEDVHRIRDLPAYNLLYQ, encoded by the exons ATGTtattttccttcacttttgaGTATTCTATGCCTGCTACATGGAATGGACTAACAAAT GTTGATGAGGATGAAATTTACTGGAGACAGAAAGGGGACAATGAAGAGTTGGAATGGTCACATTACGCAAAATCACAGTTAGCTCAATGTTTTA CTAATGCTATGGTTGGACCAAGATCCTGGATTGGAGGACTCTTCAACCGCTCCACCAACAGACGTAATGACAAATATGTTGACTATCCTTACAGTCCTCTTCAG GTGCAACGGCTTCAAAGACTTCAAGAACGTTTGCAAGTACCATTCGATGAGACACGCCCGGATCATCAG GAATCTCTTAGATCATTGTGGTATGCTGCCTTTCCCAATGTTGTTTTGACGGCCTTAATATCGGAGCAATGGAAAGACATGGGCTGGCAAGGTCATAATCCATCAACTGACTTCAG GGGCTGTGGTTTTGTTTCCCTGGAGAATTTGCTGTTTTTTGCCAGAACTCACCCA AAATCTTTTCATAGGTTGTTGTTCAAGGAAGGTGGGAAACGAGCAACCTGGGAGTATCCATTCGCTGTTGCTGGCATAAATGTTACTTTTATGTTAATTCAGATGCTAGATTTATATTCAG TCAAACCAAGGTGCCTTCCGGGAGTCAATTTTGTCAAATTGTTAGGAG AAGATGAAGAAGCCTTTGATGTCTTATACTGTATAGCTTTCGAAATGATGGACGCGCAGTGGCTTGCCATGCATGCTTCTTACATGGAGTTCaat GAGGTTCTTCGGGTAACGAGGACGCAGTTGGAGAGAGAACTGTCTCTGGAAGACGTCCACCGAATCCGGGATCTACCAGCCTACAATCTGCTGTACCAATAG
- the LOC104440512 gene encoding ELMO domain-containing protein B isoform X5, with protein MAVVANAMVGPRSWIGGLFNRSTNRRNDKYVDYPYSPLQVQRLQRLQERLQVPFDETRPDHQESLRSLWYAAFPNVVLTALISEQWKDMGWQGHNPSTDFRGCGFVSLENLLFFARTHPKSFHRLLFKEGGKRATWEYPFAVAGINVTFMLIQMLDLYSVKPRCLPGVNFVKLLGEDEEAFDVLYCIAFEMMDAQWLAMHASYMEFNEVLRVTRTQLERELSLEDVHRIRDLPAYNLLYQ; from the exons ATGGCTGTTGTAGCTAATGCTATGGTTGGACCAAGATCCTGGATTGGAGGACTCTTCAACCGCTCCACCAACAGACGTAATGACAAATATGTTGACTATCCTTACAGTCCTCTTCAG GTGCAACGGCTTCAAAGACTTCAAGAACGTTTGCAAGTACCATTCGATGAGACACGCCCGGATCATCAG GAATCTCTTAGATCATTGTGGTATGCTGCCTTTCCCAATGTTGTTTTGACGGCCTTAATATCGGAGCAATGGAAAGACATGGGCTGGCAAGGTCATAATCCATCAACTGACTTCAG GGGCTGTGGTTTTGTTTCCCTGGAGAATTTGCTGTTTTTTGCCAGAACTCACCCA AAATCTTTTCATAGGTTGTTGTTCAAGGAAGGTGGGAAACGAGCAACCTGGGAGTATCCATTCGCTGTTGCTGGCATAAATGTTACTTTTATGTTAATTCAGATGCTAGATTTATATTCAG TCAAACCAAGGTGCCTTCCGGGAGTCAATTTTGTCAAATTGTTAGGAG AAGATGAAGAAGCCTTTGATGTCTTATACTGTATAGCTTTCGAAATGATGGACGCGCAGTGGCTTGCCATGCATGCTTCTTACATGGAGTTCaat GAGGTTCTTCGGGTAACGAGGACGCAGTTGGAGAGAGAACTGTCTCTGGAAGACGTCCACCGAATCCGGGATCTACCAGCCTACAATCTGCTGTACCAATAG
- the LOC104440512 gene encoding ELMO domain-containing protein B isoform X3, with amino-acid sequence MRLRRHRQCIPSCSSPHRVDEDEIYWRQKGDNEELEWSHYAKSQLAQCFTNAMVGPRSWIGGLFNRSTNRRNDKYVDYPYSPLQVQRLQRLQERLQVPFDETRPDHQESLRSLWYAAFPNVVLTALISEQWKDMGWQGHNPSTDFRGCGFVSLENLLFFARTHPKSFHRLLFKEGGKRATWEYPFAVAGINVTFMLIQMLDLYSVKPRCLPGVNFVKLLGEDEEAFDVLYCIAFEMMDAQWLAMHASYMEFNEVLRVTRTQLERELSLEDVHRIRDLPAYNLLYQ; translated from the exons ATGAGATTAAGAAGGCATAGACAATGCATTCCATCTTGCTCATCTCCCCACCGA GTTGATGAGGATGAAATTTACTGGAGACAGAAAGGGGACAATGAAGAGTTGGAATGGTCACATTACGCAAAATCACAGTTAGCTCAATGTTTTA CTAATGCTATGGTTGGACCAAGATCCTGGATTGGAGGACTCTTCAACCGCTCCACCAACAGACGTAATGACAAATATGTTGACTATCCTTACAGTCCTCTTCAG GTGCAACGGCTTCAAAGACTTCAAGAACGTTTGCAAGTACCATTCGATGAGACACGCCCGGATCATCAG GAATCTCTTAGATCATTGTGGTATGCTGCCTTTCCCAATGTTGTTTTGACGGCCTTAATATCGGAGCAATGGAAAGACATGGGCTGGCAAGGTCATAATCCATCAACTGACTTCAG GGGCTGTGGTTTTGTTTCCCTGGAGAATTTGCTGTTTTTTGCCAGAACTCACCCA AAATCTTTTCATAGGTTGTTGTTCAAGGAAGGTGGGAAACGAGCAACCTGGGAGTATCCATTCGCTGTTGCTGGCATAAATGTTACTTTTATGTTAATTCAGATGCTAGATTTATATTCAG TCAAACCAAGGTGCCTTCCGGGAGTCAATTTTGTCAAATTGTTAGGAG AAGATGAAGAAGCCTTTGATGTCTTATACTGTATAGCTTTCGAAATGATGGACGCGCAGTGGCTTGCCATGCATGCTTCTTACATGGAGTTCaat GAGGTTCTTCGGGTAACGAGGACGCAGTTGGAGAGAGAACTGTCTCTGGAAGACGTCCACCGAATCCGGGATCTACCAGCCTACAATCTGCTGTACCAATAG
- the LOC104440512 gene encoding ELMO domain-containing protein B isoform X4: protein MHSILLISPPTNAMVGPRSWIGGLFNRSTNRRNDKYVDYPYSPLQVQRLQRLQERLQVPFDETRPDHQESLRSLWYAAFPNVVLTALISEQWKDMGWQGHNPSTDFRGCGFVSLENLLFFARTHPKSFHRLLFKEGGKRATWEYPFAVAGINVTFMLIQMLDLYSVKPRCLPGVNFVKLLGEDEEAFDVLYCIAFEMMDAQWLAMHASYMEFNEVLRVTRTQLERELSLEDVHRIRDLPAYNLLYQ from the exons ATGCATTCCATCTTGCTCATCTCCCCACCGA CTAATGCTATGGTTGGACCAAGATCCTGGATTGGAGGACTCTTCAACCGCTCCACCAACAGACGTAATGACAAATATGTTGACTATCCTTACAGTCCTCTTCAG GTGCAACGGCTTCAAAGACTTCAAGAACGTTTGCAAGTACCATTCGATGAGACACGCCCGGATCATCAG GAATCTCTTAGATCATTGTGGTATGCTGCCTTTCCCAATGTTGTTTTGACGGCCTTAATATCGGAGCAATGGAAAGACATGGGCTGGCAAGGTCATAATCCATCAACTGACTTCAG GGGCTGTGGTTTTGTTTCCCTGGAGAATTTGCTGTTTTTTGCCAGAACTCACCCA AAATCTTTTCATAGGTTGTTGTTCAAGGAAGGTGGGAAACGAGCAACCTGGGAGTATCCATTCGCTGTTGCTGGCATAAATGTTACTTTTATGTTAATTCAGATGCTAGATTTATATTCAG TCAAACCAAGGTGCCTTCCGGGAGTCAATTTTGTCAAATTGTTAGGAG AAGATGAAGAAGCCTTTGATGTCTTATACTGTATAGCTTTCGAAATGATGGACGCGCAGTGGCTTGCCATGCATGCTTCTTACATGGAGTTCaat GAGGTTCTTCGGGTAACGAGGACGCAGTTGGAGAGAGAACTGTCTCTGGAAGACGTCCACCGAATCCGGGATCTACCAGCCTACAATCTGCTGTACCAATAG
- the LOC104440512 gene encoding ELMO domain-containing protein B isoform X6 has protein sequence MVGPRSWIGGLFNRSTNRRNDKYVDYPYSPLQVQRLQRLQERLQVPFDETRPDHQESLRSLWYAAFPNVVLTALISEQWKDMGWQGHNPSTDFRGCGFVSLENLLFFARTHPKSFHRLLFKEGGKRATWEYPFAVAGINVTFMLIQMLDLYSVKPRCLPGVNFVKLLGEDEEAFDVLYCIAFEMMDAQWLAMHASYMEFNEVLRVTRTQLERELSLEDVHRIRDLPAYNLLYQ, from the exons ATGGTTGGACCAAGATCCTGGATTGGAGGACTCTTCAACCGCTCCACCAACAGACGTAATGACAAATATGTTGACTATCCTTACAGTCCTCTTCAG GTGCAACGGCTTCAAAGACTTCAAGAACGTTTGCAAGTACCATTCGATGAGACACGCCCGGATCATCAG GAATCTCTTAGATCATTGTGGTATGCTGCCTTTCCCAATGTTGTTTTGACGGCCTTAATATCGGAGCAATGGAAAGACATGGGCTGGCAAGGTCATAATCCATCAACTGACTTCAG GGGCTGTGGTTTTGTTTCCCTGGAGAATTTGCTGTTTTTTGCCAGAACTCACCCA AAATCTTTTCATAGGTTGTTGTTCAAGGAAGGTGGGAAACGAGCAACCTGGGAGTATCCATTCGCTGTTGCTGGCATAAATGTTACTTTTATGTTAATTCAGATGCTAGATTTATATTCAG TCAAACCAAGGTGCCTTCCGGGAGTCAATTTTGTCAAATTGTTAGGAG AAGATGAAGAAGCCTTTGATGTCTTATACTGTATAGCTTTCGAAATGATGGACGCGCAGTGGCTTGCCATGCATGCTTCTTACATGGAGTTCaat GAGGTTCTTCGGGTAACGAGGACGCAGTTGGAGAGAGAACTGTCTCTGGAAGACGTCCACCGAATCCGGGATCTACCAGCCTACAATCTGCTGTACCAATAG
- the LOC104456755 gene encoding uncharacterized protein LOC104456755 — protein sequence MNTLARNSTSRWRNLSRRKRESYGGLKPSYSYRRERAKQRQVFLKTYRLGSADGLAADESNSRSLCKKKVLVKAKAMVVSVLSFMRISPPRNYAKNQKKRWLQRLKAHVGGREKILISRDFIDLPPCDRSVPIHQLMIGTVEDLHKSYPDAVSANLNTGREEILGHQRLIHLYRALRSVSNFWAKNKWIANTGDIAEDGMDNVDLDQLCARVLAKHDHMINIAKEFSDVMDEDEEISDGNKKSNVFGEILSESCLDNKSTCPSPNTPTSFPSELNPSMRPLELTDITFTPPFLLPLRIQAVKQLKLLDMECFPFCTLPHAPMLSHHLLEGSDMNKKPDVSTPENEAVAGRLPAEESNHGTKDFKESDGFQRNKKCKFRCEEAEAGMPRGSNPCTAATAASSSSSYVIKGLVLSFNQPETTLPPPPPPIPLSFIET from the exons ATGAACACTCTCGCTAGGAACTCCACCTCAAGATGGAGGAACTTGTCGAGGCGCAAGAGAGAGTCCTACGGCGGCCTGAAGCCTTCCTACAGTTATAGGCGTGAGCGGGCCAAGCAGCGGCAGGTTTTTCTCAAGACCTACAGGTTAGGATCTGCAGACGGGTTGGCAGCTGATGAGTCGAACTCCCGCAGTCTTTGCAAGAAGAAGGTGTTGGTGAAGGCGAAGGCGATGGTCGTTTCAGTCCTATCTTTCATGCGCATCAGTCCTCCAAG AAATTAtgccaaaaaccaaaaaaagagatgGCTACAAAGGTTGAAAGCTCATGTGGGTGGGCGGGAGAAAATATTGATCTCCCGAGATTTTATTGACCTTCCTCCTTGTGATCGCAGCGTTCCCATTCATCAG CTGATGATCGGAACTGTTGAAGACCTGCATAAGTCATATCCTGATGCCGTATCAGCCAATTTGAACACTGGAAGAGAAGAAATATTGGGACATCAG AGACTGATCCATCTATATCGTGCTCTAAGATCCGTCAGcaatttttgggcaaaaaacAAGTGGATTGCTAATACTGGAGATATTGCTGAAGATGGAATGGACAATGTTGATTTAGATCAACTTT GTGCCAGAGTACTTGCCAAGCACGATCACATGATTAACATTGCAAAGGAGTTCTCTGATGTGatggatgaagatgaggaaatCAGTGATGGCAACAAAAAGAGTAATGTTTTTGGGGAGATCTTGAGTGAGTCCTGCTTGGACAACAAAAGTACCTGTCCCTCACCCAACACTCCGACATCATTCCCGTCGGAGCTGAATCCTTCCATGAGACCGCTCGAACTCACTGACATCACTTTTACGCCTCCATTTCTTCTGCCTCTCCGAATTCAAGCAGTGAAGCAACTAAAGCTTCTCGACATGGAGTGTTTCCCATTCTGCACCCTTCCTCATGCACCGATGCTGAGCCACCACCTTCTAGAAGGCAGTGACATGAACAAGAAACCGGATGTGTCAACTCCCGAAAATGAAGCAGTTGCTGGAAGACTACCTGCGGAAGAAAGTAACCACGGGACAAAGGATTTTAAAGAATCAGATGGTttccaaagaaataaaaagtgtAAGTTCAGATGTGAAGAAGCCGAGGCTGGAATGCCTAGAGGCAGCAATCCTTGCACTGCCGCCACTGCTGCCTCCTCTTCCTCCAGCTACGTCATCAAAGGACTCGTCTTATCATTCAATCAGCCAGAGACAACTCTGCCCCCACCTCCACCGCCAATTCCATTAAGTTTTATAGAAACTTGA